The following coding sequences lie in one Lytechinus pictus isolate F3 Inbred unplaced genomic scaffold, Lp3.0 scaffold_20, whole genome shotgun sequence genomic window:
- the LOC129282955 gene encoding uncharacterized protein LOC129282955 isoform X2, translated as MTSPDQNGLGATETYLEAIQHNKDIKIDHHKVCWEDGSRLRQGHLVFDHVPYIVIGIKTLDCQYGRDRHVARKKRSLAQEDDQKRRKRLSGKKVDCPAQISFRDILKFPDYKIESNTVWRRKAMSGRLRKSLSTESDVKIERRIYIKFPEPSDHQCAVAEDYVPVLGHKVVQSSSCVSGGGSDGSGIQSDVQTQVLNKELAVQDVIQQMSSETTGPHYRQPDRTFSQAEQSPPSTEASNTSTTVAECRQEVVVSDPSNTDVDGTNAAIHQRRKMETLQQLTHSTDSMIQVSQCRRHLDNTFLLTQPSEINHQESQVHSLQLAKDVNTSILAIQSRNKEIEPFHLSEDGTDQGSDCRRQMVHIDVLRLSDSSNDANQGGSPLDAVQSTRQSDGSNQASQMGSCQSTKDSDGSNQASQCRRLLKELTEETYAIQDSSILDALQEQLRNTLRNIQKAKQKRVLIPSGQTSADVLDSHTCTQSRKSSNTYNSKKHSGKIHPDTTGKSCTCKNRSCRFCSAAERVEFGEVMREELCSDQSVSSRIIREAQALILEMFPFMHGFEETTLGNHLLFSAAQGEFGQLMNDGKDHWIFVTSISCAPGTVKYYDSMGARTVPDTIRKQIACIVCSQDTQISVEIQPVQLSKDFTDCGLFTIAFAVSVLYSEDPALVCYDITSMRDHLYHCFQKRSLTPFPKIDQSLERTVKRTISVDVFCLCRMPWYAIAKESKMKMAHCSMCGEWWHSNCCGIPDPGQRSSWKCPRCEDVQSAVSALNSLQSVVCPNESPGHS; from the exons ATATAAAAATTGATCATCATAAGGTATGCTGGGAAGACGGCTCCAGACTTCGTCAAGGTCACCTTGTATTTGATCACGTACCATACATTGTGATTGGAATTAAGACATTAGATTGTCAGTATGGAAGGGACAGGCATGTTGCTAGAAAGAAAAGATCTCTTGCACAG GAAGATGATCAAAAAAGGAGAAAACGGTTATCTGGCAAGAAGGTGGACTGTCCAGCACAAATATCTTTTAGAGATATCTTGAAGTTCCCAGATTATAAA ATTGAGAGCAATACAGTATGGAGAAGAAAAGCCATGTCAGGAAGGCTCAGGAAATCCCTATCTACAGAATCAGATGTTAAAATAGAGAGACGAATCTATATCAAATTTCCAGAACCAAGTGATCACCAATGT GCTGTTGCAGAAGACTATGTGCCTGTCCTTGGACACAAGGTCGTACAAAGCAGTTCTTGTGTGAGTGGAGGAGGTTCTGATGGATCAGGGATTCAAAGTGATGTACAGACACAGGTTCTAAATAAGGAGCTTGCTGTGCAAGATGTAATACAACAGATGAGCTCTGAGACTACAGGACCACACTATAG gCAACCAGACAGAACATTTAGCCAAGCTGAGCAGTCCCCTCCGTCTACCGAGGCCAGCAATACCTCGACCACAGTTGCTGAGTGCAGACAAGAGGTGGTAGTTTCTGACCCATCAAATACAGATGTTGATGGTACAAATGCAGCCATTCACCAGAGGAGAAAGATGGAAACCTTGCAGCAATTGACTCATTCTACTGATTCTATGATCCAAGTCAGCCAGTGCAGAAGACATCTGGACAATACCTTTCTTTTGACCCAGCCAAGTGAGATTAATCACCAAGAGAGTCAGGTACATTCACTTCAGTTGGCTAAGGATGTCAATACTTCAATCCTAGCCATTCAATCTAGGAATAAGGAAATAGAACCATTTCATTTGTCTGAAGATGGTACAGATCAAGGAAGTGATTGTAGAAGACAGATGGTACATATAGATGTACTTAGATTGAGTGACAGTAGCAATGATGCAAACCAAGGTGGTAGTCCGCTAGATGCAGTTCAATCAACTAGGCAAAGTGATGGCTCAAACCAAGCGAGTCAGATGGGTTCATGTCAATCGACTAAGGATAGTGATGGCTCAAACCAAGCAAGTCAATGCAGAAGACTTCTTAAGGAGCTAACTGAAGAGACTTATGCCATTCAAGATTCATCTATCCTAGATGCTCTGCAGGAACAACTCAGAAACACCCTCAGGAACATAcagaaagcaaaacaaaaacggGTATTGATTCCATCAGGACAGACAAGTGCAGATGTACTtgattcacatacatgtacacaatcaAGAAAATCCTCTAATACATATAATAGCAAGAAGCATAGTGGTAAAATTCATCCTGACACTACTGGGAAGAGTTGTACGTGCAAGAATAGAAGTTGCAGGTTTTGTTCTGCAGCCGAGAGGGTTGAGTTTGGTGAGGTCATGCGTGAGGAACTGTGTTCAGACCAGTCAGTGAGTAGTAGGATCATCAGGGAAGCACAGGCACTGATCCTAGAAATGTTCCCTTTTATGCATGGGTTTGAGGAAACCACTCTAGGTAACCATCTTCTCTTCTCAGCAGCCCAAGGAGAGTTCGGCCAGCTGATGAACGATGGGAAGGACCACTGGATTTTTGTCACGTCCATTTCCTGCGCTCCAGGAACAGTCAAGTACTATGACAGTATGGGTGCTCGGACGGTTCCAGACACCATACGCAAGCAGATAGCATGTATCGTATGTTCGCAGGACACCCAGATCTCTGTGGAAATCCAACCGGTTCAGTTGTCCAAGGACTTCACCGATTGTGGTCTTTTCACGATAGCTTTTGCCGTGAGTGTCCTGTATTCTGAAGATCCGGCATTGGTTTGTTATGACATCACCTCCATGAGAGACCATCTCTACCATTGCTTCCAGAAACGTAGTCTCACACCTTTCCCAAAGATTGATCAGTCCTTGGAGCGAACCGTAAAGAGGACGATTAGTGTGGACGTGTTTTGCCTCTGCAGGATGCCCTGGTATGCTATCGCAAAGGAATCAAAGATGAAGATGGCCCACTGCAGCATGTGTGGCGAGTGGTGGCACTCGAACTGCTGTGGCATTCCTGATCCAGGTCAAAGAAGCAGCTGGAAGTGCCCTAGATGTGAAGATGTCCAGTCTGCAGTATCCGCTCTCAATTCTCTTCAGTCGGTAGTCTGTCCAAATGAAAGCCCAGGTCACAGCTGA
- the LOC129282955 gene encoding uncharacterized protein LOC129282955 isoform X1, protein MTSPDQNGLGATETYLEAIQHNKVSDEFDVEFPPPFGYVRDIESAEILRRRFEQKFGVRFSTYRQSKDYGKEDIKIDHHKVCWEDGSRLRQGHLVFDHVPYIVIGIKTLDCQYGRDRHVARKKRSLAQEDDQKRRKRLSGKKVDCPAQISFRDILKFPDYKIESNTVWRRKAMSGRLRKSLSTESDVKIERRIYIKFPEPSDHQCAVAEDYVPVLGHKVVQSSSCVSGGGSDGSGIQSDVQTQVLNKELAVQDVIQQMSSETTGPHYRQPDRTFSQAEQSPPSTEASNTSTTVAECRQEVVVSDPSNTDVDGTNAAIHQRRKMETLQQLTHSTDSMIQVSQCRRHLDNTFLLTQPSEINHQESQVHSLQLAKDVNTSILAIQSRNKEIEPFHLSEDGTDQGSDCRRQMVHIDVLRLSDSSNDANQGGSPLDAVQSTRQSDGSNQASQMGSCQSTKDSDGSNQASQCRRLLKELTEETYAIQDSSILDALQEQLRNTLRNIQKAKQKRVLIPSGQTSADVLDSHTCTQSRKSSNTYNSKKHSGKIHPDTTGKSCTCKNRSCRFCSAAERVEFGEVMREELCSDQSVSSRIIREAQALILEMFPFMHGFEETTLGNHLLFSAAQGEFGQLMNDGKDHWIFVTSISCAPGTVKYYDSMGARTVPDTIRKQIACIVCSQDTQISVEIQPVQLSKDFTDCGLFTIAFAVSVLYSEDPALVCYDITSMRDHLYHCFQKRSLTPFPKIDQSLERTVKRTISVDVFCLCRMPWYAIAKESKMKMAHCSMCGEWWHSNCCGIPDPGQRSSWKCPRCEDVQSAVSALNSLQSVVCPNESPGHS, encoded by the exons ATATAAAAATTGATCATCATAAGGTATGCTGGGAAGACGGCTCCAGACTTCGTCAAGGTCACCTTGTATTTGATCACGTACCATACATTGTGATTGGAATTAAGACATTAGATTGTCAGTATGGAAGGGACAGGCATGTTGCTAGAAAGAAAAGATCTCTTGCACAG GAAGATGATCAAAAAAGGAGAAAACGGTTATCTGGCAAGAAGGTGGACTGTCCAGCACAAATATCTTTTAGAGATATCTTGAAGTTCCCAGATTATAAA ATTGAGAGCAATACAGTATGGAGAAGAAAAGCCATGTCAGGAAGGCTCAGGAAATCCCTATCTACAGAATCAGATGTTAAAATAGAGAGACGAATCTATATCAAATTTCCAGAACCAAGTGATCACCAATGT GCTGTTGCAGAAGACTATGTGCCTGTCCTTGGACACAAGGTCGTACAAAGCAGTTCTTGTGTGAGTGGAGGAGGTTCTGATGGATCAGGGATTCAAAGTGATGTACAGACACAGGTTCTAAATAAGGAGCTTGCTGTGCAAGATGTAATACAACAGATGAGCTCTGAGACTACAGGACCACACTATAG gCAACCAGACAGAACATTTAGCCAAGCTGAGCAGTCCCCTCCGTCTACCGAGGCCAGCAATACCTCGACCACAGTTGCTGAGTGCAGACAAGAGGTGGTAGTTTCTGACCCATCAAATACAGATGTTGATGGTACAAATGCAGCCATTCACCAGAGGAGAAAGATGGAAACCTTGCAGCAATTGACTCATTCTACTGATTCTATGATCCAAGTCAGCCAGTGCAGAAGACATCTGGACAATACCTTTCTTTTGACCCAGCCAAGTGAGATTAATCACCAAGAGAGTCAGGTACATTCACTTCAGTTGGCTAAGGATGTCAATACTTCAATCCTAGCCATTCAATCTAGGAATAAGGAAATAGAACCATTTCATTTGTCTGAAGATGGTACAGATCAAGGAAGTGATTGTAGAAGACAGATGGTACATATAGATGTACTTAGATTGAGTGACAGTAGCAATGATGCAAACCAAGGTGGTAGTCCGCTAGATGCAGTTCAATCAACTAGGCAAAGTGATGGCTCAAACCAAGCGAGTCAGATGGGTTCATGTCAATCGACTAAGGATAGTGATGGCTCAAACCAAGCAAGTCAATGCAGAAGACTTCTTAAGGAGCTAACTGAAGAGACTTATGCCATTCAAGATTCATCTATCCTAGATGCTCTGCAGGAACAACTCAGAAACACCCTCAGGAACATAcagaaagcaaaacaaaaacggGTATTGATTCCATCAGGACAGACAAGTGCAGATGTACTtgattcacatacatgtacacaatcaAGAAAATCCTCTAATACATATAATAGCAAGAAGCATAGTGGTAAAATTCATCCTGACACTACTGGGAAGAGTTGTACGTGCAAGAATAGAAGTTGCAGGTTTTGTTCTGCAGCCGAGAGGGTTGAGTTTGGTGAGGTCATGCGTGAGGAACTGTGTTCAGACCAGTCAGTGAGTAGTAGGATCATCAGGGAAGCACAGGCACTGATCCTAGAAATGTTCCCTTTTATGCATGGGTTTGAGGAAACCACTCTAGGTAACCATCTTCTCTTCTCAGCAGCCCAAGGAGAGTTCGGCCAGCTGATGAACGATGGGAAGGACCACTGGATTTTTGTCACGTCCATTTCCTGCGCTCCAGGAACAGTCAAGTACTATGACAGTATGGGTGCTCGGACGGTTCCAGACACCATACGCAAGCAGATAGCATGTATCGTATGTTCGCAGGACACCCAGATCTCTGTGGAAATCCAACCGGTTCAGTTGTCCAAGGACTTCACCGATTGTGGTCTTTTCACGATAGCTTTTGCCGTGAGTGTCCTGTATTCTGAAGATCCGGCATTGGTTTGTTATGACATCACCTCCATGAGAGACCATCTCTACCATTGCTTCCAGAAACGTAGTCTCACACCTTTCCCAAAGATTGATCAGTCCTTGGAGCGAACCGTAAAGAGGACGATTAGTGTGGACGTGTTTTGCCTCTGCAGGATGCCCTGGTATGCTATCGCAAAGGAATCAAAGATGAAGATGGCCCACTGCAGCATGTGTGGCGAGTGGTGGCACTCGAACTGCTGTGGCATTCCTGATCCAGGTCAAAGAAGCAGCTGGAAGTGCCCTAGATGTGAAGATGTCCAGTCTGCAGTATCCGCTCTCAATTCTCTTCAGTCGGTAGTCTGTCCAAATGAAAGCCCAGGTCACAGCTGA